In Nitratireductor basaltis, the following are encoded in one genomic region:
- a CDS encoding cation diffusion facilitator family transporter: MPHDHGPTHIDPKSGDRRVSVAIWANGLLTVAQVVGGILAGSVALIADALHNFSDMASLIIAFVARKIARRPADERMTFGYGRIEIVSALINYTTLILIGLYLIYEGGMRLIDPPQVQGWTVVILGGVALLVDTLTAWLTWSMQKGSVNIRALFLHNLSDALASVAVIVGGSLILLYDMRWVDPAITIGIALYILYLALTEISGPIRTLMLGSPPDIDNGNVVNAVRAVEGVADIHHVHLWQMQEHEAALDCHVVLTAEGWTRTESIKRDIKRRLNDRFGISHSTLEFENEDNAHQNADLYGHGSSAPEEK, translated from the coding sequence ATGCCGCATGATCACGGCCCCACTCATATCGATCCCAAGTCCGGCGATCGACGGGTATCGGTCGCTATTTGGGCGAACGGTCTCCTGACGGTCGCGCAGGTCGTCGGTGGCATATTGGCGGGCAGTGTCGCACTGATCGCGGACGCGCTGCACAATTTTTCCGACATGGCTTCGCTCATAATTGCCTTCGTGGCACGCAAGATCGCGCGGCGGCCAGCCGACGAGCGCATGACCTTCGGCTACGGGCGCATCGAGATCGTCTCTGCGCTGATCAACTACACCACTCTGATCCTGATCGGCCTCTACCTGATCTACGAGGGCGGAATGCGGCTGATCGACCCGCCGCAGGTGCAGGGCTGGACCGTAGTCATCCTCGGCGGTGTGGCGCTCCTCGTGGATACGTTGACGGCTTGGCTCACTTGGTCGATGCAGAAAGGCAGCGTCAATATCCGTGCACTCTTCCTGCACAACCTCTCGGACGCGTTGGCCTCGGTTGCTGTGATTGTCGGAGGCTCGCTCATCTTGCTCTACGACATGCGTTGGGTAGATCCGGCGATTACCATCGGGATTGCGCTGTATATCCTCTACCTCGCCCTTACCGAGATCAGCGGACCAATCCGGACGCTAATGCTCGGCAGTCCCCCCGATATCGACAACGGCAACGTCGTAAATGCAGTGCGCGCTGTCGAGGGAGTGGCCGATATCCATCACGTGCACCTCTGGCAGATGCAGGAGCACGAGGCGGCGCTCGACTGCCACGTTGTCCTAACCGCGGAGGGATGGACTCGTACTGAGTCCATCAAGCGTGACATCAAGCGGCGGTTGAATGACCGCTTTGGCATCTCCCATTCCACTCTCGAGTTTGAAAACGAAGACAACGCACATCAGAACGCCGACCTCTACGGGCACGGGAGCTCCGCGCCAGAGGAGAAATGA
- a CDS encoding CBS domain-containing protein yields the protein MTRYPACCGPNETIEAAAKLMAERSVGSIPVLNEAEEPIGVVTDRDICCGAVAEGKGGDTPVSEVMTTDVLTVSQDEDVSSCCKKMEQRQVRRVVVTDEDGKCCGIVAQADIARDASGEETGDLVQEISRPSSKSGCC from the coding sequence ATGACTCGCTACCCCGCCTGCTGCGGACCGAATGAGACGATCGAGGCGGCCGCGAAGCTTATGGCGGAACGATCGGTTGGATCTATCCCAGTGCTGAACGAGGCGGAGGAGCCAATTGGAGTAGTCACTGACCGCGATATCTGCTGTGGCGCGGTCGCTGAGGGGAAAGGTGGCGACACACCTGTCTCTGAAGTGATGACCACGGATGTGCTCACGGTTTCTCAGGACGAGGACGTATCGTCTTGCTGCAAGAAGATGGAGCAGCGCCAAGTCCGCCGTGTGGTCGTAACGGACGAGGACGGAAAGTGTTGCGGGATTGTTGCTCAAGCGGACATCGCGCGAGACGCTAGCGGAGAAGAAACGGGGGATTTGGTTCAAGAGATCTCACGGCCAAGCAGTAAGTCGGGCTGCTGCTAA